The following proteins come from a genomic window of Canis aureus isolate CA01 chromosome 3, VMU_Caureus_v.1.0, whole genome shotgun sequence:
- the SLC12A4 gene encoding solute carrier family 12 member 4 isoform X3 produces MPHFTVVPVDGPRRGDYDNLEGLSWVDYGERAEREDADGHGNHRESSPFLCPLEASRGNDYYDRNLALFEEELDIRPKVSSLLGKLVSYTNLTQGAKEHEEAESGEDTRRRAAKAPSMGTLMGVYLPCLQNIFGVILFLRLTWMVGTAGVLQALLIVLICCCCTLLTAISMSAIATNGVVPAGGSYFMISRSLGPEFGGAVGLCFYLGTTFAAAMYILGAIEILLTYIAPPAAIFHPTGAHDTSSATLNNMRVYGTIFLTFMTLVVFVGVKYVNKFASLFLACVIISILSIYAGGIKSIFEPPVFPVCMLGNRTLSRDQFDVCAKTTVTNNETVATQLWKLFCRSSNLTTDSCDPYFLVNNVTEIPGIPGAAAGVLQENLWSAYLEKGEVVEKQGLPSTDALGLKESLPLYVVADIATSFTVLVGIFFPSVTGIMAGSNRSGDLRDAQKSIPVGTILAIVTTSLVYFSSVVLFGACIEGVVLRDKYGDGVSRNLVVGTLAWPSPWVIVIGSFFSTCGAGLQSLTGAPRLLQAIAKDNIIPFLRVFGHGKANGEPTWALLLTALIAELGILIASLDMVAPILSMFFLMCYLFVNLACAVQTLLRTPNWRPRFKYYHWALSFLGMSLCLALMFVSSWYYALVAMLIAGMIYKYIEYQGAEKEWGDGIRGLSLSAARYALLRLEEGPPHTKNWRPQLLVLLKLDEDLHVKYPRLLTFASQLKAGKGLTIVGSVIQGSFLESYGEAQAAEQTIKNMMEIEKVKGFCQVVVASKVREGLAHLIQSCGLGGMRHNSVVLGWPYGWRQSEDPRAWKTFIDTVRCTTAAHLALLVPKNIAFYPSNHERYLEGHIDVWWIVHDGGMLMLLPFLLRQHKVWRKCRMRIFTVAQMDDNSIQMKKDLAVFLYHLRLEAEVEVVEMHNSDISAYTYERTLMMEQRSQMLRQMRLTKTEREREAQLVKDRHSALRLESLYSDEEDESAAGADKIQMTWTRDKYMAAEPWDPSHAPDNFRELVHIKPDQSNVRRMHTAVKLNEVIVTRSHDARLVLLNMPGPPKNSEGDENYMEFLEVLTEGLERVLLVRGGGREVITIYS; encoded by the exons ATGCCGCACTTCACCGTGGTGCCGGTGGACGGGCCGCGGCGCGGCGACTATGACAACCTCGAGGGGCTCAGTTGGGTGGACTACGGGGAGCGCGCGGAGCGGGAGGACGCGGACG gaCATGGCAACCACAGAGAGAGCAGCCCTTTCCTTTGTCCCTTGGAGGCTTCCAGAGGAAATGACTATTACGACAGGAACCTGGCCCTGTTTGAG GAAGAGCTGGACATCCGCCCAAAGGTATCATCTCTTCTGGGCAAGCTTGTCAGCTACACCAACCTCACACAGGGCGCCAAGGAGCATGAGGAAGCTGAGAGTGGGGAGGACACCCGCCGGAGAGCAGCCAAG GCACCCAGCATGGGCACCCTCATGGGGGTGTACCTGCCCTGCCTGCAAAACATCTTCGGGGTTATCCTGTTCCTGAGGCTGACCTGGATGGTAGGCACAGCCGGTGTGTTGCAGGCCCTCCTCATTGTTCTCATCTGCTGCTGCTGT ACTCTGCTGACAGCCATCTCCATGAGCGCCATCGCCACCAACGGTGTGGTTCCAG CTGGGGGCTCCTATTTCATGATTTCCCGCTCACTGGGACCAGAATTTGGAGGCGCTGTGGGCCTGTGCTTCTACCTGGGAACAACATTTGCAGCAGCCATGTATATCCTGGGTGCCATTGAGATCCTGCTG ACCTACATTGCCCCGCCAGCTGCCATCTTTCACCCAACAGGCGCTCACGATACGTCGAGTGCCACCTTGAACAACATGCGGGTCTATGGAACCATTTTTCTGACCTTCATGACCCTGGTAGTGTTTGTTGGTGTCAAGTATGTGAACAAATTTGCCTCACTCTTCCTGGCCTGTGTGATCATCTCCATCCTGTCCATCTATGCTGGGGGCATCAAGTCCATTTTTGAGCCTCCTGTGTTTCC GGTATGCATGCTGGGCAACAGGACCCTGTCCCGGGACCAGTTTGATGTCTGTGCCAAGACAACCGTCACGAACAATGAGACAGTGGCCACCCAGCTATGGAAACTCTTCTGCCGCAGCTCCAACCTTACCACTGACTCCTGTGACCCCTACTTCCTGGTCAACAATGTGACCGAGATCCCTGGCATCCCTGGTGCAGCTGCCGGTGTGCTCCAGG AAAACTTGTGGAGTGCCTACCTGGAGAAGGGCGAGGTCGTGGAGAAGCAGGGGCTGCCTTCCACAGATGCGCTGGGCCTGAAGGAGAGCCTGCCCCTGTACGTGGTGGCTGACATCGCCACATCCTTCACCGTGCTGGTTGGCATCTTCTTTCCCTCTGTAACAG GCATTATGGCTGGCTCAAACCGCTCCGGGGACCTCCGTGATGCCCAGAAGTCCATCCCTGTGGGGACCATTCTGGCCATTGTTACAACCTCCCTTGTGT ACTTCAGCAGTGTGGTTCTCTTTGGTGCCTGCATCGAGGGTGTGGTACTCCGGGACAA GTACGGCGATGGCGTCAGCAGGAACCTGGTGGTGGGCACACTGGCCTGGCCTTCGCCCTGGGTCATCGTCATCGGGTCCTTCTTCTCAACTTGTGGTGCCGGCCTACAAAGCCTCACTGGGGCACCGCGCCTTTTGCAGGCCATTGCCAAGGACAACATCATTCCCTTCCTCAGG GTATTTGGCCATGGAAAGGCAAATGGTGAACCAACGTGGGCACTCCTCCTGACAGCACTCATTGCTGAGCTGGGCATCCTCATCGCCTCCCTTGACATGGTGGCCCCCATTCTATCCAT GTTCTTTCTGATGTGTTACCTGTTTGTGAACCTGGCCTGTGCTGTGCAGACGCTCCTCAGGACACCCAACTGGCGGCCCCGGTTCAAGTACTATCACTG GGCACTGTCCTTCCTGGGCATGAGCCTCTGCCTGGCCCTCATGTTTGTCTCCTCCTGGTACTATGCCCTCGTGGCCATGCTCATTGCGGGCATGATCTACAAGTACATTGAATACCAAGG GGCTGAAAAGGAGTGGGGTGACGGGATCCGAGGCCTCTCCCTGAGTGCTGCCCGCTATGCACTGTTGCGGCTAGAGGAGGGGCCTCCACACACCAAGAACTGGCG GCCTcagctgctggtgctgctgaagCTGGACGAGGACCTTCATGTGAAGTACCCGCGGCTCCTAACTTTCGCCTCCCAGCTGAAGGCTGGCAAGGGCCTGACCATCGTCGGTTCTGTCATCCAGGGCAGCTTCTTGGAGAGCTATGGCGAGGCCCAGGCCGCTGAGCAG ACAATCAAGAACATGATGGAGATTGAGAAGGTGAAGGGCTTTTGCCAGGTGGTGGTAGCCAGCAAGGTGCGAGAGGGGCTGGCCCACCTCATCCAGTCTTGCGGCCTGGGCGGCATGAGGCATAACTCTGTGGTGCTGGGCTGGCCCTATGGCTGGCGACAGAGTGAAGATCCACGTGCCTGGAAGACGTTTATTG ATACTGTGCGCTGCACCACGGCAGCCCACCTGGCGCTGCTTGTGCCCAAGAACATCGCCTTCTACCCCAGCAACCACGAGCGCTACCTGGAGGGCCACATTGATGTCTGGTGGATTGTGCATGACGGGGGCATGCTCATGCTTTTGCCCTTCCTGCTGCGCCAGCACAAG GTGTGGAGGAAGTGCCGGATGCGCATCTTCACTGTGGCCCAGATGGACGACAACAGCATCCAGATGAAGAAGGATCTGGCCGTCTTCCTGTACCACCTACGCCTTGAGGCAGAGGTGGAGGTGGTAGAGATG CATAACAGTGATATCTCGGCCTACACCTATGAGCGGACCCTGATGATGGAGCAGCGCTCCCAGATGCTGCGGCAGATGAGGCTGACGAAGACGGAGCGGGAGCGAGAG GCCCAGCTGGTCAAGGACCGGCACTCAGCCCTGCGGCTGGAGAGCCTGTACTCCGACGAGGAGGACGAGTCTGCAGCTGGGGCTGACAAAATCCAGATGACATGGACACGGGACAAGTACATGGCAGCTGAGCCCTGGGACCCCAGCCATGCCCCTGACAATTTTCGGGAGCTGGTGCATATTAAGCC GGACCAGTCCAATGTGCGGCGCATGCACACGGCTGTAAAGCTCAATGAAGTCATCGTCACACGCTCCCACGATGCCCGCCTGGTTCTACTGAACATGCCTGGCCCCCCCAAGAACAGCGAAGGTGATGAGAACT ACATGGAGTTCCTGGAGGTGCTGACCGAGGGCCTCGAGCGTGTGCTATTGGTGCGTGGAGGCGGTCGTGAAGTGATCACCATTTACTCTTGA
- the SLC12A4 gene encoding solute carrier family 12 member 4 isoform X8, giving the protein MGDTLRPGHGNHRESSPFLCPLEASRGNDYYDRNLALFEEELDIRPKVSSLLGKLVSYTNLTQGAKEHEEAESGEDTRRRAAKAPSMGTLMGVYLPCLQNIFGVILFLRLTWMVGTAGVLQALLIVLICCCCTLLTAISMSAIATNGVVPAGGSYFMISRSLGPEFGGAVGLCFYLGTTFAAAMYILGAIEILLTYIAPPAAIFHPTGAHDTSSATLNNMRVYGTIFLTFMTLVVFVGVKYVNKFASLFLACVIISILSIYAGGIKSIFEPPVFPVCMLGNRTLSRDQFDVCAKTTVTNNETVATQLWKLFCRSSNLTTDSCDPYFLVNNVTEIPGIPGAAAGVLQENLWSAYLEKGEVVEKQGLPSTDALGLKESLPLYVVADIATSFTVLVGIFFPSVTGIMAGSNRSGDLRDAQKSIPVGTILAIVTTSLVYFSSVVLFGACIEGVVLRDKYGDGVSRNLVVGTLAWPSPWVIVIGSFFSTCGAGLQSLTGAPRLLQAIAKDNIIPFLRVFGHGKANGEPTWALLLTALIAELGILIASLDMVAPILSMFFLMCYLFVNLACAVQTLLRTPNWRPRFKYYHWALSFLGMSLCLALMFVSSWYYALVAMLIAGMIYKYIEYQGAEKEWGDGIRGLSLSAARYALLRLEEGPPHTKNWRPQLLVLLKLDEDLHVKYPRLLTFASQLKAGKGLTIVGSVIQGSFLESYGEAQAAEQTIKNMMEIEKVKGFCQVVVASKVREGLAHLIQSCGLGGMRHNSVVLGWPYGWRQSEDPRAWKTFIDTVRCTTAAHLALLVPKNIAFYPSNHERYLEGHIDVWWIVHDGGMLMLLPFLLRQHKVWRKCRMRIFTVAQMDDNSIQMKKDLAVFLYHLRLEAEVEVVEMHNSDISAYTYERTLMMEQRSQMLRQMRLTKTEREREAQLVKDRHSALRLESLYSDEEDESAAGADKIQMTWTRDKYMAAEPWDPSHAPDNFRELVHIKPDQSNVRRMHTAVKLNEVIVTRSHDARLVLLNMPGPPKNSEGDENYMEFLEVLTEGLERVLLVRGGGREVITIYS; this is encoded by the exons ATGGGGGACACTCTGCGCCCTG gaCATGGCAACCACAGAGAGAGCAGCCCTTTCCTTTGTCCCTTGGAGGCTTCCAGAGGAAATGACTATTACGACAGGAACCTGGCCCTGTTTGAG GAAGAGCTGGACATCCGCCCAAAGGTATCATCTCTTCTGGGCAAGCTTGTCAGCTACACCAACCTCACACAGGGCGCCAAGGAGCATGAGGAAGCTGAGAGTGGGGAGGACACCCGCCGGAGAGCAGCCAAG GCACCCAGCATGGGCACCCTCATGGGGGTGTACCTGCCCTGCCTGCAAAACATCTTCGGGGTTATCCTGTTCCTGAGGCTGACCTGGATGGTAGGCACAGCCGGTGTGTTGCAGGCCCTCCTCATTGTTCTCATCTGCTGCTGCTGT ACTCTGCTGACAGCCATCTCCATGAGCGCCATCGCCACCAACGGTGTGGTTCCAG CTGGGGGCTCCTATTTCATGATTTCCCGCTCACTGGGACCAGAATTTGGAGGCGCTGTGGGCCTGTGCTTCTACCTGGGAACAACATTTGCAGCAGCCATGTATATCCTGGGTGCCATTGAGATCCTGCTG ACCTACATTGCCCCGCCAGCTGCCATCTTTCACCCAACAGGCGCTCACGATACGTCGAGTGCCACCTTGAACAACATGCGGGTCTATGGAACCATTTTTCTGACCTTCATGACCCTGGTAGTGTTTGTTGGTGTCAAGTATGTGAACAAATTTGCCTCACTCTTCCTGGCCTGTGTGATCATCTCCATCCTGTCCATCTATGCTGGGGGCATCAAGTCCATTTTTGAGCCTCCTGTGTTTCC GGTATGCATGCTGGGCAACAGGACCCTGTCCCGGGACCAGTTTGATGTCTGTGCCAAGACAACCGTCACGAACAATGAGACAGTGGCCACCCAGCTATGGAAACTCTTCTGCCGCAGCTCCAACCTTACCACTGACTCCTGTGACCCCTACTTCCTGGTCAACAATGTGACCGAGATCCCTGGCATCCCTGGTGCAGCTGCCGGTGTGCTCCAGG AAAACTTGTGGAGTGCCTACCTGGAGAAGGGCGAGGTCGTGGAGAAGCAGGGGCTGCCTTCCACAGATGCGCTGGGCCTGAAGGAGAGCCTGCCCCTGTACGTGGTGGCTGACATCGCCACATCCTTCACCGTGCTGGTTGGCATCTTCTTTCCCTCTGTAACAG GCATTATGGCTGGCTCAAACCGCTCCGGGGACCTCCGTGATGCCCAGAAGTCCATCCCTGTGGGGACCATTCTGGCCATTGTTACAACCTCCCTTGTGT ACTTCAGCAGTGTGGTTCTCTTTGGTGCCTGCATCGAGGGTGTGGTACTCCGGGACAA GTACGGCGATGGCGTCAGCAGGAACCTGGTGGTGGGCACACTGGCCTGGCCTTCGCCCTGGGTCATCGTCATCGGGTCCTTCTTCTCAACTTGTGGTGCCGGCCTACAAAGCCTCACTGGGGCACCGCGCCTTTTGCAGGCCATTGCCAAGGACAACATCATTCCCTTCCTCAGG GTATTTGGCCATGGAAAGGCAAATGGTGAACCAACGTGGGCACTCCTCCTGACAGCACTCATTGCTGAGCTGGGCATCCTCATCGCCTCCCTTGACATGGTGGCCCCCATTCTATCCAT GTTCTTTCTGATGTGTTACCTGTTTGTGAACCTGGCCTGTGCTGTGCAGACGCTCCTCAGGACACCCAACTGGCGGCCCCGGTTCAAGTACTATCACTG GGCACTGTCCTTCCTGGGCATGAGCCTCTGCCTGGCCCTCATGTTTGTCTCCTCCTGGTACTATGCCCTCGTGGCCATGCTCATTGCGGGCATGATCTACAAGTACATTGAATACCAAGG GGCTGAAAAGGAGTGGGGTGACGGGATCCGAGGCCTCTCCCTGAGTGCTGCCCGCTATGCACTGTTGCGGCTAGAGGAGGGGCCTCCACACACCAAGAACTGGCG GCCTcagctgctggtgctgctgaagCTGGACGAGGACCTTCATGTGAAGTACCCGCGGCTCCTAACTTTCGCCTCCCAGCTGAAGGCTGGCAAGGGCCTGACCATCGTCGGTTCTGTCATCCAGGGCAGCTTCTTGGAGAGCTATGGCGAGGCCCAGGCCGCTGAGCAG ACAATCAAGAACATGATGGAGATTGAGAAGGTGAAGGGCTTTTGCCAGGTGGTGGTAGCCAGCAAGGTGCGAGAGGGGCTGGCCCACCTCATCCAGTCTTGCGGCCTGGGCGGCATGAGGCATAACTCTGTGGTGCTGGGCTGGCCCTATGGCTGGCGACAGAGTGAAGATCCACGTGCCTGGAAGACGTTTATTG ATACTGTGCGCTGCACCACGGCAGCCCACCTGGCGCTGCTTGTGCCCAAGAACATCGCCTTCTACCCCAGCAACCACGAGCGCTACCTGGAGGGCCACATTGATGTCTGGTGGATTGTGCATGACGGGGGCATGCTCATGCTTTTGCCCTTCCTGCTGCGCCAGCACAAG GTGTGGAGGAAGTGCCGGATGCGCATCTTCACTGTGGCCCAGATGGACGACAACAGCATCCAGATGAAGAAGGATCTGGCCGTCTTCCTGTACCACCTACGCCTTGAGGCAGAGGTGGAGGTGGTAGAGATG CATAACAGTGATATCTCGGCCTACACCTATGAGCGGACCCTGATGATGGAGCAGCGCTCCCAGATGCTGCGGCAGATGAGGCTGACGAAGACGGAGCGGGAGCGAGAG GCCCAGCTGGTCAAGGACCGGCACTCAGCCCTGCGGCTGGAGAGCCTGTACTCCGACGAGGAGGACGAGTCTGCAGCTGGGGCTGACAAAATCCAGATGACATGGACACGGGACAAGTACATGGCAGCTGAGCCCTGGGACCCCAGCCATGCCCCTGACAATTTTCGGGAGCTGGTGCATATTAAGCC GGACCAGTCCAATGTGCGGCGCATGCACACGGCTGTAAAGCTCAATGAAGTCATCGTCACACGCTCCCACGATGCCCGCCTGGTTCTACTGAACATGCCTGGCCCCCCCAAGAACAGCGAAGGTGATGAGAACT ACATGGAGTTCCTGGAGGTGCTGACCGAGGGCCTCGAGCGTGTGCTATTGGTGCGTGGAGGCGGTCGTGAAGTGATCACCATTTACTCTTGA